In the Mytilus galloprovincialis chromosome 10, xbMytGall1.hap1.1, whole genome shotgun sequence genome, one interval contains:
- the LOC143049787 gene encoding arginine kinase-like, producing the protein MASLDELYNKLKKGDSHSLLKKYLTQDVYDKLKGLKSKLGGTLADCIRSGCENLHSHCGVYACDPEGYDTFADLLHPVIKDYHKVSEVKHPKPDFGDLNNLGFGDLDPKNEYILSTRVRVGRSHAAFAFPPVSSKEDKVEMEKQSVAALNSLTGELAGEYFPLEGMTKEVQTQLTADHFLFNDHDSCLRSAGGYNDWPTGRGIFFNKNKTFLVWVNEEDHLRLISMQKGGNLKEIYTRLVNAIKEMEKKLTFAHHDKLGYLTFCPTNLGTTLRASVHIKIPKLSATPDFKDICEKLNLQPRGTDGENTENKGGVYDISNKRRLGLTEIEAIQEMRKGVEEIIRLERQLDGNN; encoded by the exons atggcatcACTTGACGAGCTGTACAACAAATTGAAAAAAGGAGACAGCCATTCtctgttgaaaaaataccttACGCAAGATGTTTACGACAAATTGAAAGGACTCAAAAGCAAACTTGGTGGAACCTTGGCAGACTGCATCAGATCAG GTTGTGAAAACTTGCACAGTCATTGTGGTGTGTATGCCTGTGACCCAGAGGGATACGACACCTTCGCTGATCTTCTCCACCCAGTCATCAAAGACTACCACAAAGTCTCAGAAGTCAAACATCCTAAGCCAGACTTTGGGGATCTCAACAACCTAGGATTTGGCGATCTTGATCCTAAAAACGAATACATCTTGTCTACACGTGTCAGAGTTGGAAGAAGTCATGCTGCTTTTGCCTTTCCACCAGTCAGTTCAAAAGAG gacAAAGTTGAAATGGAGAAACAATCTGTAGCAGCACTGAACAGTCTGACTGGAGAGCTGGCTGGAGAATACTTCCCACTTGAAGGAATGACCAAGGAAGTTCAAACCCAGCTCACAGCTGACCATTTCTTGTTTAATGACCACGATTC ATGTTTGAGATCTGCTGGTGGTTACAATGACTGGCCAACTGGAAGAGGAATctttttcaacaaaaacaaaactttccTCGTCTGGGTCAATGAAGAAGATCATCTCCGTCTCATCTCCATGCAGAAAGGAGGAAATCTCAAAGAAATTTATACCAGATTGGTCAAT gCTATCAAAGAAATGGAAAAGAAATTGACATTTGCTCATCACGACAAACTTGGATACCTAACCTTCTGTCCAACAAACTTGGGAACCACTCTTAGAGCCAGTGTACACATCAAAATTCCAAAACTGTCAGCAACTCCAGACTTCAAAGATATCTGTGAAAAACTTAATTTACAGCCAAGAG gtACTGATGGAGAAAACACAGAAAACAAGGGAGGAGTCTATGATATTTCCAACAAACGTCGTCTAGGTCTAACTGAAATCGAGGCTATCCAGGAAATGAGGAAAGGAGTAGAGGAAATTATCCGATTGGAAAGACAACTCGACGGAAACAACTAA